A section of the Leptospira kobayashii genome encodes:
- a CDS encoding endonuclease, which produces MNAEDQKESSSFEKKERNNQKTKTEISDYPTAKKVLKRIYRKVGVDFYCGCRFDDDEELTGRFRIDSSCGLSARTASPRALLIEWEHIVPAYSFGKDRECWTRKDCEFDGRKIRGRKCCEKTDSEFKLIEADLHNLVPVPGEINNDRAHYFFGEIEGEKREYGTCDFEVDFKNQIAEPREEIRGDIARIFFYMEKQWNIPIPSDKRMLYEKWNRLDPPSTFEIRKNDLIEKSQGRRNPFID; this is translated from the coding sequence TTGAATGCGGAAGATCAAAAGGAATCTTCTTCTTTCGAAAAGAAAGAGAGAAACAACCAAAAGACGAAAACCGAAATCAGCGACTATCCGACTGCCAAAAAAGTTCTGAAACGAATCTATAGAAAAGTCGGGGTCGATTTTTATTGCGGCTGCAGATTTGACGATGATGAAGAATTGACCGGTCGATTCAGAATTGATAGTTCCTGCGGATTGAGTGCAAGAACGGCAAGTCCCCGTGCATTACTCATCGAATGGGAACACATCGTCCCAGCTTATTCCTTCGGAAAAGATAGAGAATGTTGGACGAGAAAAGATTGTGAATTCGACGGCAGAAAGATCAGAGGGCGCAAATGCTGCGAAAAAACAGACTCTGAATTCAAATTGATCGAAGCCGATCTTCATAACCTTGTCCCTGTTCCGGGGGAAATCAATAATGATCGTGCTCATTATTTTTTTGGAGAAATAGAAGGAGAAAAAAGAGAATACGGAACTTGTGATTTTGAAGTGGATTTCAAAAATCAAATAGCGGAACCACGAGAGGAAATTCGAGGGGATATAGCCCGAATCTTTTTTTATATGGAAAAACAATGGAATATCCCCATTCCATCCGATAAACGAATGCTATACGAAAAATGGAATAGACTCGATCCGCCCAGTACTTTTGAAATCCGAAAAAACGATTTGATTGAAAAGTCGCAAGGCAGAAGAAATCCGTTTATTGATTGA